The stretch of DNA CTGGCGGCCGTAGGCAATTTCAGAGTCCACTTATTGCTTATACCGACCACAGTGGACAGCAGTGATAATGAAATGGTAGCCAAGAGCGACATGCCGTCACCAAAAACGATGGAGCTAATCAGGAGGATAACAGCTTCTAGGAAACCAATTAGAGCCACCCAGGTTTGCGGTCCAGTAGCTTTTGCCTTGACAAGCGGAGCGCGAAGTTCGGGATGCTCGTCAGCCTGCTTTCGGAGCTCAGGAGGAACATTTGGCTGCCCTCGGAGGGCCTTGTCCAGAAAGGTTGGTTCTCGTTTCTCATTCTTTTTGACCTTGAGCTCTACACATCGAACGGTGTATGACGGCATAGGTGGATTGGTCTGGAGGAGAATATGTGCGACATGATGGACATGAGGCTTTGTGTTGCCAGAATGCACGCCGGTGACCTTGCCGGCCGTACGCGGGAGCTCAACTGGTCGCGTAGTCCGAATGAGAGCTTGCGGTGCCGGTATCAATCTTGGTAGGAAGGACAGACGCGATAGAGCTGAGACCTGTGCGTTAGCGAGTACAGCTCCTTCTCCCAGTAAGGCGAGGAAGCCGACAATGTCCAGCTGAAAATTGTCGAATTTGGACCATTGCCACCAGATTTCCCAGTTCGGTTGGCCAGGCATGGCAACTGTGACATTGTTGTTGCCCGCCATTGCCTGTGATGCAGGTCTGTCTTGAGAGGAAGATGTATCAAAAGTGTGACGCCAACGTCAGTGTGTGAGGACAAGAGCAGATTGACTGCGTGCTTTTacaagagaagagagaagtgAGAGATGGCGCTGGATAAGAAGATCACAGGTCGACGTGATGCGAGTGAAAGTCGCGATGTCTAAGACTGGCGGCCACGAATCTCAGCCTTTGGCGTTCCGCCACCTGCATGGCGTTTGCGAAGAGCTCGCAGTGCATGCATGATGTCTCGTTACCACAGACTTTGGTGCCCATAAGTCGCCTCGTTCGCGGTGGTTCGCATGCGGTGCGACAGTTTGATACAAAAGATGGGAGCGTCCAATGTTGTTGTCTCTGGGAAGCTCCTGTCATCAGAGCGGCAGCCAGGCATCCAGGCAGCTGCACGGTCTTGGCGGCAGAATTGTCTCGGGGAAGGCACTCTTCGTCTCCAAACTGCATCAATGAAGACATGCATGCTGTTGCTATACAAACTTGCTGACCTCATTGCCATTCACCCTTCTCGAGTGAATGGCAGTACCCGTGACGCAATGCGCCCGCTTGGGTGAATGTGCATGTGGGCGCTTGTGCTCCTTTGTTAAGTCGGCTGGCGAGGCGCAGTTGACGCCTCAAACTTGAGCTGAGCCCGCACATCCACCACGGCGGCCTCAATCATCCTAGTCAGAGCGAGCCGCCAGCATCCCACTCACGTCCAGTATCGCAGCGCATAACGGGCGACAGTGCTAGCCGCCATTGGGCTGAGGAACTAGCATTGCCGAGCGCCTCCCTAGCTCTGCTCCACCGCCATGGCGAGCAAGATCATGGACAGGGTAAGTAACCGCTTTTATCCTGCTTGCTTTGTTGTTTGTTTGGGGTTGGACTGTTCCTGCAAGTCTCCTGTAAGCTAATTTTAATTCCTCGACGCAGCTCACTCGCCGCACTTCACACAAACACAAGACCTCACTCGACAACGAGTCCAAGGAACCGGTAGTGGAACCACGAAAGAAATCCTCAAGACTTTCCCTATTCCGGAGGGGTGTTCCAACAGAAGCTGGGATGGGCTCGAGTGACTCGAGCGATTTGACTGCTCAATTCGCGCGCCAGGTTGAGCTGCTTGAAGGATCGGAGGCCTACGCCGTCGACAAACAAAAGCTGCTAACAGAAGAGCGCGATGCCGCCTGGGATGAGCCTGCCCGCAAGTCTGCGAGTAAGGTCGAAGTCGCCGCGAACTCGATTGTGATTGCAATCCGAGAGGACGAGCGATATGCAGAAGACTTGTACGGTAACCGGCCAGGTGAAGCCGTACCGGGGAAAGAAACTCGCGACATGGGCGGTCGATTTCTGGTAAACAAGGACCGCATCGATCGTAGCAAAGTCTTTGACATTGCGACGCGGATGCCCAAAGGCGCTCATCTACATTTGCACTTCAATGCCGAATTGCCAGCAGAAATCCTGCTACCACTCGCTCGATCGACAGTAGTCGAAGACACTATGTTCATCCGGAGCACCAAACCATTATTGGAAACAGAGGACTTCGATGACTGCGAGATCGTGTTCGATGTCCTGCCTAAGGACACTGCACAAGGCGACCTGTTTTCCTTGGACTATGACCCAACCTGCAAGACGAAGGACCATCCGAGATGGCAGCAAGGCACCGCTTGGATGTTGTGGCACAACTTCCGTGAGCGCTTCCCCAAAGGCGTGTCCATCGAGAACTACGACCCGGACGACGCCTCGCTAGGTGCAGCCGAGCAGTGGGCACGAGACAAGATGATCATCACGCGTGACAAGGCCTATAGACCGGGACAGACAACAAACGGTGTCTGGGCATGCTTCAATCAAGGCACCCGAGCGTTCAAGGGCCTTCTGAATTACGAGCACGTGTATCGATGGTACATTGGCCATGCCATTGACAGCATGATCGCAGACAAGGTCATGTACGCGGAACTGCGACCAATGCTTCTGGACAAAGACATTCCGGCGAACGACGGCATAGGACGGCTTGATCATGCAGCGCAGATGACAATCATTTGCGAAGAGCTCGCCAAGAAGGAAGCCGAACTCAGAACGGCTAATAAACTGCACCTCTTTCCATTCGGGATCAAGATTATCTACTGCACGCCTAGAAGCATACCGCGGAAGCGAATGCAGACTGAGCTGGAAAATTGCATTCGGCTGAAGCTTCGATTCCCACACCTGATCTGTGGCTTCGACCTCGTAGGCGCTGAAGACAGACCGAACCACATTGGGTTCTACGCTGACCTGCTACTTGCTTTCGTCAGCACGTGCAAAGAGCTCGACATCAGCATACCGTTCATGTTCCACGCGGGTGAGTCTCTTCTGGATACGGGTGGATCTCACAACCCCGACAACAGCAACCTGTACGACTCGTTGCTGCTCAACGCAAAGCGAATAGGCCACGGGTACGCTCTGCTGAAGCACCCGACACTACTCAAGCCATTCAGAGACGAGCAAATCTGCTTGGAACTCTGTCCCGTCTCCAATGAGCTTCTGGGGCTGTGCGGTAACATAAGAGAGCATCGGTTCTACGAACTACTAGCCGCAGGACTTCACTGCACTCTCAATGCCGACAATCCGTCGTTGTTCAGGTAAGTACCAGCACCTGTGTTGGACAACGCGCCATTCTAACGTCTCCCAGGGGCCCTTCACTCGACAACAAGTCCTTGTCATATGAGTTCTACCAGGTTCTCGTAGGTGATCCGAGGATGAACATCCACGGCTGGAAGCAGCTCGCGCACTGGAGCATCGACCACTCGTGTCTCGACCACAACCAGAGGATGCAGCTGAAAGCTACATTCGATGACGAGTGGGAGACGTTCTGTCAGTGGGTCGTGGATACTTATCAGGATTTTGCTGCGACGCTGCCGAAGCTCGAGTAAGGAAAGGTAATGGGCGAGGCTTCATTTTTCACGGCTGAGAAGCAGTTTCGAAATTAGCTGCACACTTCGAGCGGAGTTCGAACGCGCATTACGACGTGATGCGGAGCTATAGCAGCGCGTGTCGCATGAAGTAGGTCAGAGAGCTTGCAGAAGCTGATGTGTATACCCGTTTGCCTTTCTTCACATCGGTATGCAAGCCACTGTTTGTAGCTCTCAACACAATACCCGCTTCACTTCATTTCCAAAACTCTTCCACCTGACACCACCCCAAACTTTCTTTTTGCTCCCCCACACAAGTAAACCATACTCTCGACCAACTCGCTCTCCAGCACTGCAACAACAATGGACCAAGTAAGTACAACCAGCAATggcgtggcggcggcggcaggcgGCGGAGTGAGCATTGGGGCGGCGATTGGAATCGCCTTTGGCGCATCTGCGGTGACAGCAGTCaccatccttcttctctggtgGAACTCGCGGCGCCGAGCCAACTCGAGGGCCCGCCGCGGCGGCGTGGAATTCGGCATGATGAACGGAGAAGACCGTCGCTCTCTCTCCGTGGAGGAGGTGAACTCCTCCAGCCCAGCACCAGAAGAGGACCGCTCCCCCTCGACCTCCTCCCTCGCTCTCGAAGAAATGCTCGATCTGGACAGCACCAGAGCGACCCCAGCCTCAGTCCGCAGCACGCCGTCCAGATCGAAGCACGAACCAAATCTCGACTCGATCTCTGAGGCCAGCGAGCCTTCTACGACCTCTTCTCCGGCTGCGACTCCTCCTCTATCGAATTTGTACACTCCATCACTGTACcgagcagcaccaccagacAGTATTCAGCAGCAGACACGCCTGGCACCACCAAATTTGACCACAGAGTATTCGATTGCATCGCTGGAAGGCTATGAGGAGTTTGCACCATGGATTGATCCCGAAGCTATTCAAGTACGAGACGAGCAGGACGAGCAGCAAGGATTGTAGCGATCACGACATTGGACGGCATGGCAGCGAGTATTGCGGCAGAGATTCGGAAAGGATTGGCCAGTATCAGACCTTTTTCAGACATTCGACACAACATTGGGCATAGGAGGACCACTTTGCAAACACTACTTCAGCCGAAGGGCGACAGAATCCATTGCCAGAGCATAGCCAGGGGGAAGAATGCATCGATTGATATGACGCGGCTCGAGACCAGTATGAGCCTACGAAATGTACACCTTCTTCAACTCCTTTTCATCCCACTCATGTTCCATATCGGTAGGGTCCTTGATCCTCCCCGGCTTCGTGCCTAGTTTTTCATTGAGCCTGTACAGCCTCTCCCGCCCGAATACGCGACCATTTGGCAATACCACCGGATCCTCCTCCATGTGACTCTTCGTATGATGTGCATATGGAACACTCCGTGCGAGCTCGTTGAGCTCAGTGCTACAGATGGGGCAAACCGGTGCACCGGTGTTAGCGCTTGTTTGCAGTGCGAATTGTGAGTGACAGCTAGGGGTCTTTAGTGCTGATAGACCGGCGGAGAGTGCGATGTGAATAAGTGGGTGAGTGGGCAAATTGAATAGCTCGTGGTGAGTCCTGACGAAATGCTCAGCGAGATAAGCGTAGCGGTCAGAGTTGTACATGTCCTGCAGAAGTATTAGCAAAGGGACAGAAGGATAGATGGTGAAACGAAACTTACCTGGTAAGGCTCAACAGGAGTGTCTGCGGGATGGGCGAGAAGGCCAGCGGCCTTGAGACCAAAGGCTGGGTCTTGATCGCTAGCCAAGAATTTACGTGCGTGAAAAATGGCATCAACCTGTTTCCCACTCCGTGCAAGCTCAATGCATTGTTGAAGAcgcagctcgagctcgagttTGCTGTTAATCTTCTTGAGCGCCTGCTTGTTCTCGCTGCACCACGCCAGACACTCCTGAGTGCGACCTGAACGCAGACTGTGTTCTATGCGTCCGCATTCTTCAAACACTTCTATGTCCACCAGATCATTCACGTCTTTCTCGGCTGCTAGCTCTTTGGCACTTTGGGTGTAGCCTTGCCGCAACAGGTAGTCGACAAGCAGCCGGTCCAGCCGAGTATGTGACCACTTGTCGTACTTGACGTCTGCAAGACTGGGTATCTCGTGAAGCTGCTGGAGGTGCTGAATGCGAGCCCGCTGTTGGCGGTGGATCTGCTGTTCCTCGGCATGGAGGGCCTCCAACTTGCGCTTCAGACTCTGGGCTTTTGCCAGCGTCGCTTCCAGCGAGGCGAGGGTCTGCGTGGGCTtctggccagcagcagcggaggcGGCGGTTTGTACATCCTTCTGCAGGTTCTTGCTCGTCAGCTCGATGTTTCGCTGGGCGGCCTTGAGGTTCTTGCGGAGCAGCTCGTGGGGCAGGCGTAGCAGCGGCTGGTCCAGCAGCATCTGCGAGTCCGCGTCgagcctcgtcgtcgtcatttCGGCCATGGCTGCGGCGATGAGGATACCTGGCGATGGATCTCCGTCCGTGTCGTGGGTCGTGGGCCGACTGCTCTGACGCCTGCGTCACTGCCAGTGCGCGGAAGCATGTGAGCTCCAGTCTGTACGCAACGACCAGGCCAGGTACCGTCCAGGATCACCTTCCCTGAATAGGAATAAGCGGGAACGACTGGCCCACCTCTTGCATCACTGGTCGTCAGAAACCGCATTGCGATGCCACATATATTCGACACTTTTCTTCTCCGCTGCGGTACAGTCACCAATTCACACTCAACTACAGCTCACAGATCGCAATTCTGATCGACTTTGCTCAATCAACTCATCCAAAAAGTGAGCGTAGAGAAATATCAATGCAATGATAGCTACCACTAACACTGATTGTTGTAGGAACCTCACACGACCAACACACATCATGTCTGGCACATCAGAGACCGCACACCTGACCAAGGAGGACATCAAGAAGGAGCAGGCTCGCGAGTCTAAAGCTCATGGAGGCAATGTTCCAGCCGATTCTCTTACTGCCGGCCTCCAGGTACGTCGACGATCGATAAATTTGAACATTTTGGAAGAATAGTTTACTGACTGTATCGTAGTCTGTAGTCGACTCCGCAGATAAGAACAAGAGCGAGGTCATTTCTGAACGTCAAGCAAACCTTCCTCTGCCCGATCAGCCCCCTGTCGCCTCCGACTTCAACAGCTCCGACCAGTCAACCGTCAACGTTGGCTCTGGCGGCCTCTCTGGCGGAGGTTTCTCCCAAGGCAACGACGCACTGCGCGAGCCAGCTACTGGTGGTAGCGCTGTTCGggaagatggcgatgtcaCTGGCAGGAACACTTTGGGACAAGGTGTCGGACGTCAGGCTGCGGATGGACTTGGAGGACTTCCAGCAGATGCGGTGGCTCAAGGCTCAAAGAACAAGGCTGGTCTTGCCGACACAACCGGGAAGGACTACGGCTACCCACACAAGAGCGACCCAGCAAACACCAACTAAGCGGGTCGCTTTTGTTCGTCTGCTTCAGGTGGTCTTCCATGCTTATGCTACGATGTCATGAGTGTTACGATTGAGAATTAGAGGTTTCTGGTCGGCGTCAGTCGCGCTGGTCAGGACTTTGTTACAATAGCGTTGAGATACTTACTTGCCGCTGAGGCAGAAGAGCCATGTCTCTTGTTGGAGCCTTTCACAAATGTCAGAAAACTGTATCATAACCGATATCAAGGACCAGTTCTTGGAGATCCGAAAATAGTATTGTTCACAGAGATCGTTCTCATCGTTTCCTCGAATTTCTATGCCTGAAGTGGGGTCCTGACCCTGGGTATAACAGTATCAAGCAGCAAAGTGTGGCGTGCGCGCGATCCGAAGGTGGCTTGGTGGATGCGGAATGATCTGTCGTGATGAAACTGGAGGACCCTCCACACCTTATGCGATGCGGTCTCATCTCAGCAGCTTGTAGTTTGCGTCATGGAGGCGTAATGTAGGCAATGCTCTAGAAAAGAGCTCGAACTGTCACAGAAGTTCAGCATCAAGAACAATACCCTTTAGCTACTCACTTGTCAACACACTTCGTCGTAAAACACACCAAGCACATCTCAGTATCATGTCTTCATCTGCAGGTCAGAAGGTCAGTAACGACACTTTCAGATATCCTGCATTGCCCTGTGGCTGACATGTCTCAGGTCACCACCGACCCAGCAACCCAGAACAACCCGAAGAACGAGGCACCAGGCACCGTGACCTCCGACTCTCTCGCTGCCGAGTCAGTCAATGCCGGTGGTAGTTTCGCAGAGAACTCCGACTCAAGAGGTCCAAGTGCGCAACCGAGCTACTCAACCACAACAAACACCACCGACACCTCAAACGCGACGAAACTAGACTCCACCACGTCAGCTTCAGCTCGAGGAGACGACGGCGCTCAACTCGGAGGTACTGgttcatcctcctcaactACTGCTACTGGCGACGCCAGTGCTCAAGGCCACACTTCTTATGCACAAAGCGTAGCTCAACCCAAGGGCCAGAACCTTCAAGAGGGAGGGTTCGACTCTGGAGCACCGAACGCGTCTTTCACAACCGATATTGGAGGCAAGAACGACCCCGGCCGCGTTGCACTCAATGCAGCACAGGAGAAGAATGTGCCCTCTTCAGGCGGTGCCGGTCCACGAGAGGGACAAGTCTCGAATGATGGCCAGTTCGATAGCCTTGGAGAGACCTCGGCTTAAATCAAAGCTCAAGAGAGATCTTGCATAGCATAGCATCACGCTGTTGGCTCTGAGACCACGATTTCTCGGCTCACTGCTCAAAGACTTGTCGAACGCTCGTCAGGTGGGTAATGTGTACAAATGAGGCCGAGGAAGGCATCGCTCAAGGACAACGAGGAACTTGGATGGGGAAGAAGCAAGTGCATATTCTGGTGAAAGTGGACTACCTGCTAGAACGTCGATTAGCGGAGCGAGAGCTATGAATCGTTACCACTTATACGCGTGATGCGTGACTCCTTGTGCGTCTCCAAAGTTCTCCGCGGTTTTCTCAAGGCTCATTTCACATCGTGTGACTCTTGCGTTGCCATGAGCGGACCGTACGATGGCAAAGCTGTAGAATGATCATGTTATTAATGATGATCAAGCGTGAACGGGACGCGTCTCAATGGATATTGTGGATGTGTTGAAGCTCGAGAGGCAAGCTTCGAATGGGAGCGTCACGTGCCGGCGCGGGGCAGACGTGTTGCACTCAGCGTCTTACTGCCAGCTTTTAACGCAGAATAAGCCGCAATAGATCG from Cercospora beticola chromosome 1, complete sequence encodes:
- a CDS encoding uncharacterized protein (BUSCO:EOG09261O7R); this encodes MAEMTTTRLDADSQMLLDQPLLRLPHELLRKNLKAAQRNIELTSKNLQKDVQTAASAAAGQKPTQTLASLEATLAKAQSLKRKLEALHAEEQQIHRQQRARIQHLQQLHEIPSLADVKYDKWSHTRLDRLLVDYLLRQGYTQSAKELAAEKDVNDLVDIEVFEECGRIEHSLRSGRTQECLAWCSENKQALKKINSKLELELRLQQCIELARSGKQVDAIFHARKFLASDQDPAFGLKAAGLLAHPADTPVEPYQDMYNSDRYAYLAEHFVRTHHELFNLPTHPLIHIALSAGLSALKTPSCHSQFALQTSANTGAPVCPICSTELNELARSVPYAHHTKSHMEEDPVVLPNGRVFGRERLYRLNEKLGTKPGRIKDPTDMEHEWDEKELKKVYIS